In a genomic window of Leishmania mexicana MHOM/GT/2001/U1103 complete genome, chromosome 30:
- a CDS encoding nucleosome assembly protein-like protein has product MPSQVHVDPMARTATDTSEASSSEVDMVAVMTEMTVAERRRVYALQGLLKEYYEVRQRLRAEIAALANECAAENQKLFAVRKEIVTGTRDITEEELQGIGCTAAPTEPEKKDDAAPAKKGVKFVDPVDEKQNSALAKAAASPSGGIPAFWLTAMSNSEAVNSMITEKDRDALMHLTDIERGFVEGDPEKGDRLVFHFSPNDYFTNETLTKEYHTEYDEDHGEPRITDVVGCDINWKSSKKNLTVTVKQKKQRNKKTGQMRVVEREDPCESFFNFFSPPNPDKDDDDEDGDDEDFLEQEMEMDVEVGTALTQAVVPRAIFYYTGEAVVETGKELREQYGFGNSEDEESDSEDEEKDEDEDDDEDEAPAGASNFRNIVRQRGGGATPGGRGGRGGAAGQQPPQQECKQQ; this is encoded by the coding sequence ATGCCATCTCAGGTGCACGTGGACCCGAtggcgcgcaccgccaccgatACCTCGGAGGCGAGCAGCAGTGAGGTGGACATGGTTGCCGTCATGACAGAGATGACCGTCgcagagcgccgccgcgtgtaCGCGCTGCAGGGCCTACTGAAGGAGTACTACGAggtgcgccagcgcctgcgtgcTGAGATTGCGGCGCTGGCCAACGAGTGCGCCGCAGAGAACCAGAAGCTCTTCGCTGTTCGCAAGGAAATAGTCACGGGCACACGCGACatcacggaggaggagctgcagggcATTGGTTGCACGGCGGCGCCCACCGAGCCGGAGAAGAAGGACGATGCTGCTCCGGCGAAGAAGGGTGTGAAGTTTGTCGATCCGGTGGATGAGAAGCAGAACAGCGCACTGGCtaaggcggcggcgagcccGTCCGGCGGCATCCCGGCGTTTTGGCTGACCGCCATGAGCAACTCGGAAGCCGTGAACAGCATGATTACTGAGAAGGACCGTGACGCCCTCATGCACCTTACTGACATCGAGCGCGGGTTTGTCGAGGGTGACCCGGAGAAGGGCGACCGCCTCGTCTTCCACTTTTCTCCCAACGATTACTTCACAAATGAAACGCTCACGAAGGAATACCACACCGAGTACGACGAGGACCACGGCGAGCCGCGCATCACAGACGTGGTTGGCTGCGACATCAACTGGAAGTCCTCGAAGAAGAACCTGACCGTGACCGTCAAGCAGAAGAAGCAGCGCAACAAGAAGACCGGCCAGATGCGTGTCGTGGAGCGCGAAGATCCGTGCGAGTCCTTCTTCAACTTCTTCTCCCCGCCCAACCCAGACAaggatgatgatgatgaggaTGGCGACGATGAAGACTTCCTCGAGCAAGAGATGGAGATGGACGTCGAGGTCGGGACGGCGCTGacgcaggcggtggtgccgcgcgccATCTTCTACTACACTGGCGAAGCTGTGGTGGAGACCggcaaggagctgcgcgagcagTACGGCTTTGGAAACAGTGAGGATGAGGAGAgcgacagcgaggacgaggagaaggacgaggacgaagaCGATGACGAAGACGAGGCGCCAGCTGGCGCATCGAACTTCCGCAACATCGTCCGTcagcgcggcggtggtgctaCGCCTGGTGGCCGTGGCGggcgtggtggtgctgcaggtcAGCAGCCTCCGCAGCAGGAGTGCAAGCAGCAGTAG